The genomic interval TTCTGTCATGCGTTTAGTAGAAGCAGGAGTAATTAATGGGGTTAAAAAGACCTTCTATCCTGGTAAGGTTATAGCTGCGTTTGCTGTAGGAACTAAAGAGTTTTATGAATATCTTGATCATAACGAAAATTTCCTCTTCTGTGAGGTTGGGTGGGTTAATACACCGGAAATAATTGCCTTGAATGACAATTTAGTTTCAATCAATAATGCACTGATGATAGATTTAACAGGTCAAGTTGCAGCAGAATCAATTGGTACAAAGCAGTACAGCGGAACTGGTGGACAAGTAAATTTTGTTCATGGTGCCAAAAAATCAAAAGGTGGTAAAAGTATTATTGCTCTCAATTCAAC from Spirochaetota bacterium carries:
- a CDS encoding 4-hydroxybutyrate CoA-transferase; this translates as SVMRLVEAGVINGVKKTFYPGKVIAAFAVGTKEFYEYLDHNENFLFCEVGWVNTPEIIALNDNLVSINNALMIDLTGQVAAESIGTKQYSGTGGQVNFVHGAKKSKGGKSIIALNSTYKDKEGKLHSNIVPYLPLGTVVTTSRNDVEYVVTEYGVANLRMRSIYDRVFALINIAHPDFRDHLCFQASKIGWI